The Neptunomonas concharum genomic interval CTACGGCACCTTGCTTCAATATGCGCTTAACGGAATTGATCTGCCTGCCAACCCTGAAGTATTAATCGTTCCTAACTTTGGCGGTGATGATGCCCAAACAGGCTTGGGAGTTAGCGCTTTACCCGATACAGCACAAATTTGTTCATGTCACGACGTCACAAAAGGCGCTGTATGCGGTTCCATTACACAAGGCTCACAGACTGTCGGAGACGTTAAAGCGGATACTAAAGCCGCCACAGGGTGCGGCGGCTGTGTGCAATTATTGACCGATCTAGTCAATCATGAACTGTCAGCCCGTGGTATAGAAGTCAGTACCGATATTTGCGAACACTTCTCGTATACTCGTGAGGATCTTTACAACATCATCCGAGTAGAAGAGATCAAGACCTTTAATGATTTAATGCGTACGCATGGCAATGGTGGACATGGCTGCGAAATATGTAAGCCACTTGTCGGCTCATTGCTAGCATCCTGCTGGAACGAATATGTTCTGGATAAGCCCCATGTAGGTTTGCAGGACACTAACGATACGTTCCTCGCTAATATGCAAAAAGATGGCACATACTCCATAGTACCTAGAGTCCCAGGCGGTGAGATCACACCAGATCAGCTCATCGCCATTGGTCAAGTGGCCAAAGATTACAATTTATATACCAAAATCACCGGCGGGCAGAGGGTTGATCTATTTGGGGCAACACTGGATGAGCTGCCTAAGATTTGGAAAGTTTTAATCGATGCAGGTATGGAAACGGGACACGCTTATGGAAAATCTTTGAGAACAGTGAAATCCTGTGTTGGTAGAACTTGGTGCCGCTATGGTGTCGATGACAGTACAGGTTTAGCGATAGCGCTGGAAAACCGCTATAAAGGTTTACGTGCTCCTCACAAAATAAAATTTGCTGTATCGGGCTGTACACGTGAGTGCGCAGAAGCCCAAAGCAAAGATGTTGGTATTATTGCAACGGAAAACGGTTGGAATCTCTACCTCTGTGGTAACGGCGGTATGAAACCACGCCACGGTGATCTATTCGCAACTGATTTAGACAAAGAAACCTTAATTCGCTACATCGATCGATTTCTCATGTTTTATATAAAAACAGGAAAGCGCTTACAGCGAACCTCCGTTTGGATGGAAAATCTCGAAGGCGGGCTCGACTATCTAAGAAAAGTAGTGATAGACGATCAACTAGGGCTTGCAGAAACCCTTGAAAATCAGATGGCGATGATTGTCGATCGTTACGAATGTGAGTGGAAACGCACAATAGAAGATGAGCACGCATTAAAGCGCTTTCGCACCTTCGTTAACAGCGACGCTGCAGATGACAATATTGTATTCGTAGAAGAGCGCGGACAAATCCGGCCTGCTCGCACAGAAGAGAAACCTTCTGAAGCATCAGATCTCATTAAACTAGTCGGTTAATTTGGTGAATAGTATGACGAATGATATTAATTGGTTAGACATTTGTGATGTATCTGACTTAGTAGAAGATAGCGGCGTCTGTGCTTTAATTGATGAAAAGCAAGTGGCCCTTTTCTACATCCCTGCCGAAACAAAAGTTTACGCCCTAAGTCAGTACGATCCTTTTGGACAAGCCAACATCCTATCAAGAGGCCTCATTGGTTCAAAAGAAGGTCGTCTTTATGTGGCTTCTCCGCTCTACAAGCAGCGCTTCTATCTGGAAACAGGAGAGTGTTTAGAGGATGAGAAAGTGAGCCTGCCTACATGGAAAGCTCAATTAGTAGACAATAGAGTCATGATTCAGGCTCTCTGATAAAAACAACCTGCATCCAAATAGCAAGCGGCTGCAGGTTTTTACCGCTCCCGAAATAGTGCACATCAATCAATTGTGCACCACAATCAAACACTGTTCTTTGGCTCTTTATTTAATTATTTCTTGCTTAAGCCCTATTTCACTACTGTGAGAAGCTAAAAGACCCTTATAGTAAAGTGGCACACCTCATGCATTAGATATTATGAGCTGAGATTGTGGTCTCTGCTTTGAGGAGCAATGGCAATGGCGCCACTTTGGAATCTTGATTTCAGGTGGCGCTTTTTTTTTTGGGGAAAAGTCCATGACAACACAGATAATTAAAACAACTTGCCCATATTGCGGAGTGGGTTGCGGCGTCGATGCTAAGGTTGAAAACAACCAATTAATTGCCGTCAGCGGCTCAAAAGATCATCCTGCGAACAAAGGTAGTCTGTGCGTCAAAGGGGCTTCCTTACATGAAACGGTCGGCTATCAAGACCGAATACTCCACCCTACGATTAAAAACGAAAGAGTAAGCTGGGATCGTGCAACACACTATATAGCCGAGCAATTAAGTCAGGTCATTGAGCAACATGGTCCAGAAGCCATCGCTATGTACGTCTCTGGTCAAATTTTAACAGAAGATTATTACGTCGCTAACAAGCTCATGAAAGGCTTTATCGGCACAGCTAATATCGACACAAATTCCAGGCTTTGTATGGCATCAGCGGTTGTTGCCCATAAACGCGC includes:
- the nirB gene encoding nitrite reductase large subunit NirB, coding for MKKKNLIVIGNGMVGHQFLQSLADSGQIDQFNVTVFCEEPRLAYDRVYLSSYFTGATAEDLAMGDIETYQSWGLNVLVGETVTSIDRDDQRVYTNKGTILYFDKLVLATGSYPFVPPVPGHERENCLVYRTIEDLEAIKAAAEKGKIGVVVGGGLLGLEAAKALKDLGLETHVVEFAPRLMAVQLDEGGGQLLRHKIEKLGVKVHTGKNTLQIIDGEGALHRMEFADGEVLETDVILFSAGIRPRDNLARQCDIEVGERGGIVIDNNCQTSDENIYAIGECALWNGRIYGLVAPGYAMAKVVVSQLIGEDSQFLGADMSTKLKLMGVDVASIGDAHAHTKHSKCYIYNDEVNEVYKKLVVSESGSKLLGAILVGEANDYGTLLQYALNGIDLPANPEVLIVPNFGGDDAQTGLGVSALPDTAQICSCHDVTKGAVCGSITQGSQTVGDVKADTKAATGCGGCVQLLTDLVNHELSARGIEVSTDICEHFSYTREDLYNIIRVEEIKTFNDLMRTHGNGGHGCEICKPLVGSLLASCWNEYVLDKPHVGLQDTNDTFLANMQKDGTYSIVPRVPGGEITPDQLIAIGQVAKDYNLYTKITGGQRVDLFGATLDELPKIWKVLIDAGMETGHAYGKSLRTVKSCVGRTWCRYGVDDSTGLAIALENRYKGLRAPHKIKFAVSGCTRECAEAQSKDVGIIATENGWNLYLCGNGGMKPRHGDLFATDLDKETLIRYIDRFLMFYIKTGKRLQRTSVWMENLEGGLDYLRKVVIDDQLGLAETLENQMAMIVDRYECEWKRTIEDEHALKRFRTFVNSDAADDNIVFVEERGQIRPARTEEKPSEASDLIKLVG
- the nirD gene encoding nitrite reductase small subunit NirD; its protein translation is MTNDINWLDICDVSDLVEDSGVCALIDEKQVALFYIPAETKVYALSQYDPFGQANILSRGLIGSKEGRLYVASPLYKQRFYLETGECLEDEKVSLPTWKAQLVDNRVMIQAL